Genomic segment of Apus apus isolate bApuApu2 chromosome 9, bApuApu2.pri.cur, whole genome shotgun sequence:
CAGGGACATGTGCCCCGGCAGCAGCCCAGAACCCCCAGCTGAGGACACCTACCTGTGCTGGTACTTGgccagcttctcctcctcccaggcCGTGTTGCCCCCGCCAAAGCCCTCATGCTCTGTCCGCTGCAGGCCCTGGGCATGTGGGGGGAAGCACAGATGTGGGACACCGCTCTCTGTAAAGTCACCCCTGGGCCATGCCACCCTCCCCTCAGGAACCTCCAGGGACCTGTCACCTCTCCCCTCCTCAGAGACAAGCACTGTTCTCCCCAAGACCCCTTCCACCCCTTAGGAATACTGTGGGGAGTGTCCCACCCTCCTCTCCAGTGTCCCCCAGGCCACCCCTAACTCCGGGGCTCTGTCACGTCCTTGCCTCCCACTCCCCACACCACTCTAGCCGGGCCCCCCGCTGTCCCCACTTGCCTGCACACCTGGGCTGCATCATCCCGCACCAGGCGACCCCCTGCAGGCCGTGTCCTCCACGCCTGTccccccccagcaccactgCCCCCCTCGGCCCCGCTCCCTCCGCAGCAGGAGCTGCGTAGCCCCCATGCTCCCCCAGCGCCCACCACCCCACCCGTGCCCCTCCCAGACCCCGTGTCCCCCGCCCCGCCACGGCCCCATCACCCCCCGTGTCCCCTCATCACCCCCGTGTCCCTCCCCGCGCCACGAGCCCCGTGTCGCCCCACTCGCCGCGATCctaccgcccccccccccgtgtccccccatCACCCCCCGTGCCTGCCCCGCACCCTGCTGAAGCTTTCGGCCAGGCCGCGGCAGGCTCGGCAGGGCTCGGCCGCCTCCCCGTCGCGGTTGGGGTGTCCGCGGACGGCCAGCAGGACCCCCCCGAGgagggcagcccccagcagcgcccccccccccagcccggcgCCCCCCGCCCGCGGCAGCAGCGCGGCCCGCGGCCCCATCctccgccccgcccgccccgcgcgggcCGCGTCCGCTGACTcagcgcccgccgcccccgccaATGGCCGcgcgccccccgccgcccgccccccgctCCCAGCCAATCGGCAGCGCCCAGCGGGACCCGCCCCCCCCGGGGATTAAAGGGGCCGCTGCCAAGGGCGGCCGCGGGGGCAGCGCGGAGGGGCCGCGGCTTCTGACCCTGCTCAGAGCGGCACCGCTTCCCCGCCCGCACCGCTTCCCCGCCCGCACCGCTTCCCCGCCCgcaccgcccgcccgcccgccagccagccagccagccagccagccagccagcccgCCCGGCCTGGGCGACCTCCGCTGCCCTGACCCGGCTGGGCCACTCACCCTCCCACTCCAGCCAAAGCAGCCGAGGTCACCTTCCATCTTCAGACAAACCGGTCCCCTTCTCCCTCATCCCCCCTGCAAGACTGGCCCAGTTCCCCCTCACCACTCAAAACGGGTCCAGTTCCCCCCTCAACCTCCTGAATTGGTCCAGTTCCCTCTCACCACTCCCAAACTGGTCCAGTTCCCACACACCTTCCAACCAAACCAGCCAAGTTCTCCTTCATCCCCCAGCCACCCCCTTCCTGCCCCCAAAACCCCCTTTAACCTCCCATCACAGGACCCGGACTCACACTTGGCAAAAGCATTACAAACACTTTATTCCCCCACCGCCCGCCGCAGCCCCTCGGCCACCGCTACCACGTACGGCTCCGGCCAGCGGCCCCGCCATCGCCCCGGTGCCAGCGCCCGCAGGAAAGCTCCCGTCTCGCTGGGCAGCGCGAAGGCAGGGGCCGCCCGCAGCGATGGCGGCACCGCCGGCACCAAGGCCTCGAGCCGGGCCACCACGTAGCGCCCCTTGCCTGCCAGCAGCGCTGGCACGGCGCAGGACAGAGCCGCTGCGAATGCCTCACAAGGTGCTACGGTGGGGACGCCatcagggctggggctgagccgGGAGCCAGGGATGCTTTCAGCATCCCCAACCCCCGGCACAGCCCTGGCCCCGGCGTCCCACTGGCGTGCGGCAGCCACAGCcgcaggggagaggaggaggatgacGGTGTCACCGTCACGCAGTGCCCGTCGGTGCTGGGCATGCAGCCAGGGCAGTGGCCCCCATGCCGCCACCCCGGTGCCGCCTCCCGGTGCCGCCACCACCGCCAGCCCCAGCGGGCGCAGGGCTGCCATCATGGCGCACACCGCCCGCTCTGCTGCCGGCTCCGACGCGTGCACCAGCAGGGCCCGCCGGCCTCGCAGCAGGCCTGGGGGAACCGTCAGTGTCTGAACCCCCCCCGAGTGCCCTGGACCTATCCTATGGGGCAGCCATGGTGGGACAACCCACAACAGGGGACCACCCACAATGGAGAGATCACCCATGGTGAGGGGACCACTCTTTGCAccaccctcctgcccaccctgtGGGGCAGCCGTGGTGGGAAGCAAGTTTGGACCACCCTGATGGGAGGACCACCCACAATGGGGGGTCCCATCCCTTGGCTCTGTTCCCTCACCACTGCAGCACCCCCTGCTCAGACCCCCAGTCACCTTATCCACACTAAAGGAccccagcagggaaggcacGGGACCTCTCACAGCCCGCATACTCTCCCCACACTCACCCTCAGATCTGTAGTCAGCTCTCAGGGACTTCAGCcagcctgtggggaggagaggcagTGAGGGCGTGTCCTGGGGGGTCTCAGGCTGGTCACAGCCCCCCCACAGGCAGCACTTACCTTTCACATCTTCCTTCTTCAgcaagagcaggagcaggaggcagacagcccccagcagcacccccaTCCATGCCAGCGCCCAGTGGGTGCGCAGGTCTGTGGGCAGGGGTCAGCACCTGCTGAGGGTCCCTGGAGCCCACCACGGGTCCCTGGCACCCAGTGAGGGTTCCCAGCACCTGCCCAGTGGTGGGTGCTCTCCCTCAGCCCCACACCAGCCCCCCTCTCCCCTAGCACCATGAGAGACACTCACACTTGTGCAGGGGACAGGCCCAGAGTGTGATGCTGGTGCTGTTCTCAGGATGCCAGATCTGTGGGCACGGGGACATGTCACACGTTGCCACACCCTTGCCCGCTGCCCACCGCTGCCCACACTGacctgcctgcactgccccGCTGCCACGTCCCGCCGCAGCTCCGGTTCCAGCAGCCCTGGTTGCCCAGCTCCCTGCGATGGCAGCAGGGGTGAATGGGGCTGTGCCACCAATGTCACTTGCCAGTGCTGCCAGTGCCACTGCCACTGGCACACAGGGCACCCTGCCCCTTACCGTGCTGGTGAAGCTGGCTAGGGGTGTGCAGGCATCCAACTCCAGGGCACACAGCGAGGCATTCCCTGCATGCTCCAGCAACAGGAGGTCATCAGGGCGGCCAGGCAGCACTCCTGGGGATGTGCcaggggctgggtgggtggTGAGCGGAGGGCAGGCCAGGGGGGCTCACCCCACAGCTGGACTCCCTctggctgcctctgccctcccaccccacaGTACTCACGGTCCCTCAGGCACTGGGTCAGCCGGACCTGCCCACTGCTCCACACCTGCCCCAGAGAGCAGGTCAGCAGTGGCTGGGGCTGCCCGTGGGGCAGCCACAGAGTAGCAATAGGGTAGGGGGTGTCCTACCTGCATGCAGAGGTTTGGgtgtggctgcagccccccaaACTCCTGGGGTCCCTGGAGGCAGAAGGGATGCTCTGTCAGTGCCACCTGCCTCCCCCACATGTCCCTAGCACCCCACGGAGCTCCACTCACCTGCCCCGTGGCGGGCTGCTGCAGACCGGGCAGGGCTTGGCAGGGTCTGGTGGGTGCGGGCTGCCAGCAGGGCACCAGCTCGGCAGGGAGGTCACAGGGAGCCACGAGGGAGCAGGTCAGCGCAGGTCCCCCAGTGTGCAGGACCAGCTGGCTGCGCGCCCACAGCCGCTCCCAGGCTTTTGTGTCTGTGGCAGCATCGAGAGAGGGGTGTCAGCCTGTGCCATATCCCCTCATGTCTCCCCACCCCagtcctccccagccccacagggtGCGTACCATGGGAGAAGGGGCACAGCGTGGCCCGTGATGGGTCCTGGGTCTCTGGCCAGACCTGGGAGGGgggagacagagaagaaaaagaaagacttgGGGTGTCCATGCTGTGCCTGTGACCCAGCTGGCTCCC
This window contains:
- the IL17RC gene encoding LOW QUALITY PROTEIN: interleukin-17 receptor C (The sequence of the model RefSeq protein was modified relative to this genomic sequence to represent the inferred CDS: inserted 1 base in 1 codon); this translates as MPEPGPERCRSRGRSVRERGGPTPGRSPPLRHDPGVRDQSRKQEKAAVVGPVEPGAXAVESGRCGAGAVGRPGPAMHVLARLLLLLVAAGTVGGRGAPRDTLVCSQGLACRLLDTDVLCGTEPPGRSHGLTLSGLRLEPALRCAGPGPCSPCLGVRLRLAPPPRTGQPRRPAPPGSPAAGSGEPGGPSADGDTSSQPNITGLLLLSGHTYASSRCVAVEVRVPVAPAVPSPLLGWVTFRCFEGPLGSELRVTAHTNSRGQRRLSRWQRVPDCSWPAAQAAVPQCQVPRLQISPGPKEVVVEVQGAAAGHSYTLRLYHNQSHGASGPGRAVTASSPMNYSLPADEILPCLCMQVWPETQDPSRATLCPFSHDTKAWERLWARSQLVLHTGGPALTCSLVAPCDLPAELVPCWQPAPTRPCQALPGLQQPATGQGPQEFGGLQPHPNLCMQVWSSGQVRLTQCLRDRVLPGRPDDLLLLEHAGNASLCALELDACTPLASFTSTGAGQPGLLEPELRRDVAAGQCRQIWHPENSTSITLWACPLHKYLRTHWALAWMGVLLGAVCLLLLLLLKKEDVKGWLKSLRADYRSEGLLRGRRALLVHASEPAAERAVCAMMAALRPLGLAVVAAPGGGTGVAAWGPLPWLHAQHRRALRDGDTVILLLSPAAVAAARQWDAGARAVPGVGDAESIPGSRLSPSPDGVPTVAPCEAFAAALSCAVPALLAGKGRYVVARLEALVPAVPPSLRAAPAFALPSETGAFLRALAPGRWRGRWPEPYVVAVAEGLRRAVGE